The following coding sequences lie in one Epinephelus moara isolate mb chromosome 17, YSFRI_EMoa_1.0, whole genome shotgun sequence genomic window:
- the LOC126404517 gene encoding GTPase IMAP family member 7-like, whose translation MDDTRRVVILGKTGVGKSTLANTILGEEPFKVDATSNSATRECRAQTRSVNGRNITLVDTPGVFDTDRPEEELKREIVRCIIECAPGPHAFLIVLKVEKFTKQELAVINKIRQYFSEEVFKYATVVFTHGDQLEGQTIEEFVRQNKSLSDLVKKCGGRCHVIDNKYWKDKPNDEYRSNKYQVPKLLNTIDKVTGANRGGCYTNEALQVVQEIIKQKKMHIRESSGNMSEEEITRQAEDRVDKEIWIRLAGVGTGALLGALFGAVAMVGVVVYALKKLVPASGAAAVGGTTAAGAAAGATAGGAAAVGGTTAGGAAAVGGTTAAGAAAGATAGGAAAVGGTTAGGAAVAGGLGVTATTFIAAAGVSAAAGAVVGGYTGYHAAEGADTPWDAVKMSAAAVKRGVKRLHDGLMKPLG comes from the coding sequence ACACAAGGAGAGTTGTCATTCTGGGAAAAACTGGAGTCGGGAAAAGCACCCTGGCTAACACCATACTTGGAGAGGAACCATTCAAGGTTGATGCTACTTCCAACTCTGCAACAAGAGAATGTCGAGCACAAACCAGATCTGTCAATGGAAGAAACATCACTTTGGTCGACACTCCTGGTGTCTTTGACACAGATAGAccagaggaggagctgaagcGTGAGATAGTGAGGTGTATCATAGAGTGCGCTCCTGGGCCTCATGCTTTTCTCATTGTGCTGAAAGTGGAGAAATTTACAAAGCAGGAGCTGGCCGTCATCAACAAAATACGCCAATACTTCTCTGAAGAAGTCTTCAAATATGCCACAGTTGTCTTCACTCATGGAGACCAGCTGGAGGGACAGACAATTGAGGAATTTGTCCGTCAGAATAAGTCATTGAGTGATCTGGTGAAGAAGTGCGGAGGCCGCTGCCATGTCATTGATAATAAATactggaaagacaaaccaaacgATGAATACAGGAGCAACAAGTACCAGGTACCCAAACTACTTAACACAATAGATAAGGTAACTGGGGCAAACAGAGGAGGCTGCTACACCAATGAGGCGCTCCAAGTAGTACAGGAAATAATTAAACAAAAGAAGATGCACATTAGAGAGTCATCAGGAAACATGTCAGAAGAAGAGATCACACGGCAGGCTGAAGACAGAGTAGATAAGGAGATCTGGATCAGACTGGCAGGTGTTGGAACAGGTGCATTGTTAGGAGCTTTGTTTGGTGCAGTAGCGATGGTCGGAGTAGTTGTCTACGCTTTAAAGAAACTAGTGCCTGCATCAGGAGCAGCAGCTGTGGGaggaacaacagcagcaggagcagcagcaggagcaacagcaggaggagcagcagctgtgGGAGGAAcaacagcaggaggagcagcagctgtgggaggaacaacagcagcaggagcagcagcaggagcaacagcaggaggagcagcagctgtgGGAGGAAcaacagcaggaggagcagcagtaGCAGGGGGACTAGGAGTAACTGCAACAACATTCATCGCAGCTGCAGGGGTATCTGCTGCAGCAGGAGCAGTAGTGGGAGGTTATACAGGATATCATGCAGCTGAGGGAGCAGACACGCCATGGGACGCAGTAAAGATGTCAGCAGCTGCTGTCAAGAGGGGAGTCAAGAGGCTCCATGATggactgatgaagcctcttggataa